The Chlamydiales bacterium genomic interval TTTACTTTTTTACACCATCTGCATTCAAAGGATTCATCCTTGGTAAAGTTGAAGACCTTTTTCCAACAATATGTTTCCTAATTCTAAGCTAATATACCCCTTATCCCCAAATAATTTTCTAAATATATCTTTAGCAAGTTCAGGGACTGGTTTTCTATCAT includes:
- a CDS encoding transposase codes for the protein GKTSTGWFYGFKLHVIVSDCGELLAYMITTGNIDDRKPVPELAKDIFRKLFGDKGYISLELGNILLEKGLQLYQG